In Nitrobacteraceae bacterium AZCC 1564, the following proteins share a genomic window:
- a CDS encoding DHA2 family multidrug resistance protein (product_source=KO:K03446; cath_funfam=1.20.1250.20; cog=COG0477; ko=KO:K03446; pfam=PF07690; superfamily=103473; tigrfam=TIGR00711; transmembrane_helix_parts=Inside_1_12,TMhelix_13_35,Outside_36_54,TMhelix_55_77,Inside_78_83,TMhelix_84_106,Outside_107_109,TMhelix_110_132,Inside_133_143,TMhelix_144_166,Outside_167_170,TMhelix_171_193,Inside_194_212,TMhelix_213_232,Outside_233_241,TMhelix_242_261,Inside_262_281,TMhelix_282_304,Outside_305_318,TMhelix_319_341,Inside_342_345,TMhelix_346_365,Outside_366_374,TMhelix_375_397,Inside_398_490,TMhelix_491_513,Outside_514_528) encodes MANTGAEQSEYGNANPWLIAILVAVATFMEVLDTTIANVALRYISGGLAVSIDEASWVITTYLVANSVVLSASGWIAEMFGRKNFFLVCIALFTLSSLLCGLSWNLQALLIFRVMQGLAGGGMTPVAQSILAAAFPPSKRGQGFALYGIAVVVAPVVGPTLGGWLSDNISWHWCFLINVPVGIVSVVLIYLIIPSSPERAEERRKLWEKGPDFDLIGFLLVATFLGSMEVVLDRGQIEDWFGSNFIIAFAITSAVALLLFIPWELNRERPLIDLQMLSGRQFGTCFVIMLATGALLIATTQALPQLLQEQFGYTATLAGFAISPGGLVTMVMMVVVGQLSFVQPKYLISIGAAFAGYAMIDLVRMSPDADFWFFAWSRIYLGIGLPLIFIPITTASYDGIPPNKTDQASAMINLARNFGGSMGVALTQTMLARRQQFHQSRMVEHIGSWNPFFNDTLNQIQNFFKAQTLTGSSSGTSMAYIGQLVRTQSTLLAYIDVFIVLAAMAAILVPLALTLRSVDRSAHTPAGH; translated from the coding sequence ATGGCCAACACAGGCGCCGAGCAATCCGAATATGGCAATGCGAATCCGTGGCTGATCGCGATTCTGGTGGCGGTGGCGACGTTCATGGAAGTGCTCGACACCACCATCGCCAATGTCGCGCTGCGTTATATCTCCGGCGGCCTTGCGGTCAGCATCGACGAGGCGTCGTGGGTGATCACCACTTATCTTGTCGCCAACTCCGTGGTGCTGTCCGCGTCAGGCTGGATTGCCGAGATGTTCGGCCGCAAGAATTTCTTCCTGGTCTGCATTGCGCTGTTCACGCTCAGCTCCCTGCTCTGCGGCCTTTCATGGAATCTGCAAGCACTGCTGATCTTCCGCGTGATGCAGGGCCTCGCAGGCGGCGGTATGACGCCGGTGGCGCAGTCGATTCTCGCCGCAGCCTTTCCGCCGAGCAAGCGCGGCCAGGGCTTTGCGCTGTACGGCATCGCCGTCGTGGTGGCGCCAGTGGTGGGCCCGACGCTCGGCGGCTGGCTCAGCGACAATATCTCATGGCACTGGTGCTTCCTCATCAACGTCCCGGTCGGCATCGTCTCCGTCGTCCTGATCTATCTCATCATTCCCAGTTCGCCGGAGCGCGCGGAAGAACGCAGGAAGCTGTGGGAGAAAGGACCGGACTTCGATCTCATCGGCTTCCTGCTGGTGGCGACATTTCTCGGCAGTATGGAAGTCGTGCTCGACCGCGGCCAGATCGAGGACTGGTTCGGCTCCAATTTCATCATCGCCTTCGCGATCACGTCCGCGGTCGCGCTGCTGCTGTTCATTCCATGGGAATTGAACCGCGAACGGCCGCTCATCGACTTGCAGATGCTTTCCGGACGGCAATTCGGCACCTGTTTCGTCATCATGCTCGCTACCGGCGCGCTGCTAATCGCGACCACGCAGGCGCTGCCACAACTGCTGCAGGAGCAGTTCGGCTACACTGCGACGCTTGCGGGCTTCGCCATCTCGCCCGGCGGCCTGGTGACGATGGTGATGATGGTGGTGGTCGGACAGCTCAGCTTCGTGCAGCCGAAATACTTGATCTCGATCGGCGCGGCGTTTGCGGGCTATGCAATGATTGATCTGGTGCGGATGTCGCCGGATGCGGACTTCTGGTTCTTCGCCTGGTCGCGCATTTATCTCGGCATCGGGCTGCCGCTGATCTTCATTCCGATCACCACCGCATCCTATGACGGCATTCCGCCGAACAAGACCGACCAGGCCTCGGCGATGATCAATCTCGCGCGTAACTTCGGCGGCTCGATGGGCGTAGCGCTGACGCAGACCATGCTGGCGCGGCGTCAGCAATTTCACCAATCGCGTATGGTCGAACATATCGGATCATGGAATCCGTTCTTTAACGACACGCTCAACCAGATTCAGAACTTCTTCAAAGCGCAGACCCTCACCGGAAGTTCGTCAGGCACCAGCATGGCCTACATCGGCCAATTGGTGCGAACGCAATCCACCCTTCTCGCCTATATCGACGTGTTCATTGTGCTCGCCGCCATGGCCGCGATCCTGGTACCCCTCGCCTTGACGCTGCGCTCGGTCGATCGGAGCGCGCATACTCCGGCGGGGCACTGA
- a CDS encoding DNA-binding transcriptional LysR family regulator (product_source=COG0583; cath_funfam=1.10.10.10; cog=COG0583; pfam=PF00126,PF03466; superfamily=46785), translating to MPESFSPNDLKLIQAIGTAGTLTGAARLLKVDHSTAFRRLSAIELRLGAKLFERARDGYTPTSAGEMVIATGARVFADLTDLERRLAGEDLRPSGLVRLTTTDTLVDMITPVLAALRTRHPDIVVELIVANTFFTLTKRDADIALRPAVAAPEQLIGRRLATVATAPYASSAYLERCGKKTLSEYDWLGFEDSLSHLRSARWMSANLPARADCLSGGFAACASLSSRGRVGRDGFALLSRRPNCSASPRDRAAAWHGRVPVVAHPSGPAPRHTDSYRARFHR from the coding sequence ATGCCGGAATCCTTCTCGCCGAATGATCTGAAACTGATCCAAGCCATAGGCACGGCCGGTACGCTGACCGGGGCCGCCCGTTTGCTGAAAGTGGACCATTCCACCGCATTTCGCCGCCTCAGCGCCATCGAACTTCGCCTCGGGGCCAAGCTGTTTGAGCGAGCGCGTGACGGCTACACGCCGACGTCTGCAGGCGAGATGGTGATCGCGACGGGAGCCCGTGTCTTTGCCGACCTCACCGATTTGGAGCGGCGGCTTGCGGGCGAGGATTTACGTCCGTCAGGTCTTGTACGGTTGACGACGACGGATACGCTCGTCGATATGATCACGCCTGTTCTCGCGGCACTCAGGACCAGGCATCCCGACATCGTTGTGGAGTTGATCGTCGCCAATACTTTCTTCACGCTCACCAAGCGCGACGCGGACATCGCGCTTCGCCCGGCAGTCGCGGCGCCGGAACAGCTTATCGGCCGGCGGCTCGCAACGGTCGCGACAGCACCTTATGCCTCTTCTGCCTATCTCGAGAGATGCGGGAAAAAGACGCTGAGCGAGTATGACTGGCTCGGATTTGAAGACAGCCTCAGCCATCTGCGGTCCGCGCGTTGGATGTCCGCGAACCTGCCCGCGAGAGCGGATTGTCTTTCGGGCGGATTCGCTGCTTGCGCTTCGCTCAGCAGCAGAGGCCGGGTTGGGCGTGACGGCTTTGCCCTGCTATCTCGCCGACCCAATTGCAGCGCTTCGCCGCGTGACCGCGCCGCTGCCTGGCATGGAAGGGTCCCTGTGGTTGCTCACCCATCGGGACCTGCGCCGCGTCACACGGATTCGTACCGTGCTCGATTTCATCGCTGA
- a CDS encoding opacity protein-like surface antigen (product_source=COG3637; cleavage_site_network=SignalP-noTM; cog=COG3637), translating into MRKTIILAACAALLIGPAFAQTSQPQGGANPGASEMSKAAAKKGKSTTGMAGKTKQKMQKDGTKSKAPKY; encoded by the coding sequence ATGCGAAAGACGATAATTTTGGCAGCATGCGCGGCACTGCTCATTGGTCCGGCATTTGCCCAGACCAGTCAGCCTCAAGGCGGCGCCAATCCGGGCGCATCGGAAATGTCGAAAGCTGCCGCAAAGAAGGGAAAAAGCACGACGGGAATGGCCGGCAAAACAAAGCAGAAAATGCAGAAGGACGGCACGAAATCCAAGGCGCCGAAATACTAA
- a CDS encoding pyruvate dehydrogenase (quinone) (product_source=KO:K00156; cath_funfam=3.40.50.1220,3.40.50.970; cog=COG0028; ko=KO:K00156; pfam=PF00205,PF02775,PF02776; superfamily=52467,52518) has translation MSQSVAEILVDVLEKVGVRQIFGLIGDSLNPLADAVRRSKIEWIGVRHEEGAALAAAGQAKLTGGLGVCAGTTGPGSTHLVAGLYEAARDHAPVLALSGDMPRQMHGTDFIQTTEPDLLFRDVSLYTETISTAQQAPSVIHQAIAAAFAGPGVAHLTLPQDVLGLKAEHSVTSIATLGGRGEIVPNEYDMADLVRRIDEAGNVVIMCGAGCRGLADPLRRLSDRLKAPLVHSVRGKEIMAYDDPHWMGGLGMIGTRPVYHAVQTCDLLLMIGTDYPYSNFLPSKGNVAQIDERAQVLGRRTPTALGVRGSARPAIDILLESVKPKTDTRFFERVSEERRRWDKMLDEQADITRSRDKIHPQAVARAASDCAQSDAIFVLDTGLNTLWSGNWIRQSGRQHIVGSFNNAAVGTALGQANGIQALDRLRQVIVLTGDGGLNMLLGEFMTAVHHKLPLKVIVFNNSALGLITLEAESIGLVPFRQAIEFPNPDFAAFARACGGHGFTAKDPGFLTAEINQALSVDGPAIVDCVVAADEMPNMPHVELEQVGHFALAKIKETVARFYGG, from the coding sequence ATGTCGCAGTCGGTCGCAGAGATACTTGTGGATGTGCTTGAGAAGGTCGGTGTCCGGCAGATTTTCGGTCTCATCGGAGACTCGCTGAATCCACTCGCCGACGCGGTACGCCGAAGCAAGATTGAATGGATCGGCGTGCGTCATGAAGAGGGCGCCGCGCTTGCCGCAGCCGGACAGGCAAAACTGACAGGCGGGCTTGGTGTCTGCGCGGGCACCACGGGGCCGGGCAGCACGCATCTCGTCGCCGGTCTTTATGAAGCGGCGCGCGATCATGCGCCGGTGCTTGCACTCTCAGGCGACATGCCGCGTCAGATGCACGGAACGGACTTCATCCAGACCACCGAGCCTGATCTGTTATTCAGGGATGTCTCGCTCTACACGGAGACCATCTCCACCGCGCAGCAGGCACCAAGCGTGATTCATCAAGCCATCGCGGCAGCGTTCGCTGGTCCTGGTGTCGCGCACCTGACGCTGCCGCAGGACGTGCTCGGCCTTAAGGCGGAGCATTCGGTGACGAGCATTGCCACACTCGGCGGACGCGGAGAAATCGTGCCGAATGAATACGACATGGCTGATCTCGTGCGCCGCATCGATGAAGCGGGCAATGTCGTCATCATGTGCGGTGCGGGCTGCCGAGGCCTCGCTGATCCCTTGCGCCGGCTGTCCGATCGCCTGAAGGCACCGCTCGTTCATTCCGTACGCGGCAAGGAGATCATGGCCTATGACGATCCGCACTGGATGGGCGGCCTTGGCATGATCGGCACGAGGCCGGTCTATCATGCGGTGCAAACCTGCGACCTGCTGCTGATGATTGGCACCGATTATCCTTATTCGAACTTCCTTCCCTCGAAAGGCAACGTCGCGCAGATCGACGAGCGCGCGCAGGTGCTGGGACGGCGCACGCCGACCGCGCTCGGCGTTCGCGGTTCCGCGCGTCCTGCGATCGATATTTTGCTCGAAAGCGTCAAGCCGAAGACCGACACCCGCTTCTTCGAGCGCGTGAGCGAGGAGCGGCGCCGGTGGGACAAGATGCTCGATGAGCAGGCCGACATCACGCGCAGCCGCGACAAGATCCATCCGCAGGCGGTGGCGCGTGCCGCGAGCGACTGCGCGCAATCCGATGCGATCTTCGTGCTCGATACGGGCTTGAACACGCTGTGGTCGGGCAACTGGATTCGGCAGAGTGGGAGGCAGCACATTGTCGGATCGTTCAACAACGCCGCCGTCGGCACCGCGCTCGGACAAGCCAACGGCATTCAGGCGCTCGATCGCTTGCGGCAAGTCATCGTGCTGACGGGTGACGGTGGGCTCAACATGCTGCTCGGCGAGTTCATGACGGCGGTTCATCACAAGCTGCCGCTGAAGGTGATCGTGTTCAACAACTCCGCACTCGGGCTGATCACGCTGGAGGCGGAGAGTATTGGCCTCGTGCCGTTCCGTCAGGCCATCGAATTTCCAAATCCCGATTTCGCGGCGTTCGCGCGGGCGTGCGGTGGCCACGGCTTTACCGCGAAGGACCCGGGCTTCCTCACCGCCGAAATCAACCAGGCGCTATCTGTTGACGGCCCGGCGATCGTCGATTGCGTCGTCGCCGCCGACGAGATGCCGAACATGCCGCATGTCGAGCTCGAACAGGTCGGCCATTTTGCGCTGGCCAAGATCAAGGAGACCGTGGCCAGATTTTACGGCGGCTGA
- a CDS encoding ketosteroid isomerase-like protein (product_source=COG4319; cath_funfam=3.10.450.50; cog=COG4319; pfam=PF12680; superfamily=54427): protein MGAPSPELCNLWLARAFNAKDVEAATAMYHPDSSIVEVQQVHGSATVARGADGIRKTMAAYIGMNPHMDVVTHHTTIAGDFAMTRSQWLIRGRDKNGKATEVHHHGMEVHRKLPDGTWVFFIDHPFGADPEWAMKAPPPTE from the coding sequence ATGGGAGCTCCATCCCCCGAACTGTGTAATCTTTGGCTGGCGCGGGCCTTCAACGCCAAGGACGTAGAGGCTGCGACCGCCATGTACCACCCGGATTCCTCGATCGTCGAAGTGCAGCAGGTCCATGGCAGCGCCACCGTCGCGCGCGGTGCCGACGGCATCCGTAAAACGATGGCGGCGTATATCGGCATGAATCCGCACATGGATGTGGTGACGCATCACACCACTATTGCCGGCGATTTCGCGATGACGCGCTCGCAATGGCTGATCCGGGGCCGGGACAAGAATGGCAAAGCGACGGAAGTCCATCACCACGGAATGGAGGTGCATCGCAAGCTGCCGGACGGCACGTGGGTGTTCTTCATCGATCATCCTTTCGGTGCCGATCCCGAATGGGCGATGAAGGCGCCGCCTCCCACCGAATGA
- a CDS encoding enamine deaminase RidA (YjgF/YER057c/UK114 family) (product_source=COG0251; cath_funfam=3.30.1330.40; cog=COG0251; pfam=PF01042; superfamily=55298): protein MSADINIYNPDELGPPMGQYTHVTRVKANEFLFIAGMLSGDSKGNVIGEGDFDTQTKQVFRNIEAALKSAGASWGNVVQFTTYLVHSQDIPKFMEFRLREFPKMFPNGKYPPNTMLMVDRLVKEPFLVEVQTIAAI from the coding sequence ATGTCAGCAGACATCAACATCTACAACCCGGACGAACTCGGGCCCCCGATGGGACAATACACCCACGTCACCCGCGTGAAGGCGAACGAATTTCTTTTCATCGCCGGCATGCTGTCGGGTGACTCCAAGGGCAATGTCATCGGCGAAGGTGACTTCGACACCCAGACGAAGCAGGTCTTCAGAAACATCGAAGCTGCGCTGAAGTCTGCCGGCGCGTCATGGGGCAACGTGGTCCAGTTCACGACCTATCTCGTTCATTCGCAGGACATTCCGAAGTTCATGGAATTTCGTCTGCGTGAATTTCCGAAGATGTTTCCGAACGGAAAATATCCTCCGAACACAATGCTGATGGTCGATCGGCTGGTGAAGGAGCCGTTCCTGGTAGAGGTGCAGACCATCGCGGCCATCTGA
- a CDS encoding 2-iminobutanoate/2-iminopropanoate deaminase (product_source=KO:K09022; cath_funfam=3.30.1330.40; cog=COG0251; ko=KO:K09022; pfam=PF01042; superfamily=55298; tigrfam=TIGR00004), with product MSQSHSPERQEFKVAGLPAPLSHYTDAVRFGNILFVSGLTAHNGDGQLVGGDDSATQTRQILTNLKLVLDAAGATMADVLKVTVFLTNIDDRAKINPVRQEFFGSARPASTLIEVSRLAIPEMKVEIEAVVGLPAAK from the coding sequence GTGTCCCAGTCCCATTCGCCCGAACGCCAGGAATTCAAGGTTGCCGGGCTCCCTGCTCCTTTAAGTCACTACACCGATGCCGTGCGCTTCGGGAATATCCTGTTCGTGTCCGGTCTCACCGCGCATAACGGCGATGGACAACTCGTCGGCGGTGACGATTCAGCGACCCAGACTCGCCAGATCCTGACGAACCTCAAGCTGGTGCTCGATGCAGCGGGCGCCACAATGGCCGACGTGCTCAAGGTGACGGTGTTTCTCACGAACATCGACGACCGCGCCAAGATCAATCCGGTGCGGCAAGAGTTCTTTGGCTCGGCGCGGCCCGCCAGCACCCTCATCGAGGTGAGCCGGCTCGCAATCCCGGAAATGAAAGTGGAGATCGAGGCTGTCGTCGGGCTTCCGGCGGCGAAGTGA
- a CDS encoding membrane fusion protein (multidrug efflux system) (product_source=KO:K03543; cath_funfam=2.40.50.100; cog=COG1566; ko=KO:K03543; pfam=PF13437,PF13533; superfamily=111369; transmembrane_helix_parts=Inside_1_68,TMhelix_69_91,Outside_92_399): MSSTRATLNAQVRDDAHQEQDKRTPRATDPAAKLERPQQPDRVQDKPADEPADKKNGGLKGAFRKHPTAMIVCFGLIIAGIIAGIAWYLNARHFETTDDAFIDSRPVLVSPQITGTIVQVNVTDNQIVKAGDLLAKIDPRDYQAAVDQAAAQIRQAEASVTNLEAQINAQKSQIQQAEQQVAQAQAALKFAQDENNRYQDLVQKGAGTVQRAQQAATDLQGRQAAFDAANSAKISAERQIDVLVAQKAAVAAQVDQGKAQKAQADANLGRTELRATVDGRIAKLTAAVGALASPGQSIMVVVPLDVWVTANFKESQLADMRVGQPVDISIDAFGSRVFKGRVDSIQAGSGTAFSLLPAENATGNFVKVVQRVPVKITFNERPDVELGPGMSVVPRVTVR, encoded by the coding sequence ATGAGTTCGACACGCGCGACCCTGAATGCGCAGGTCCGCGACGACGCGCATCAGGAGCAAGACAAGCGCACGCCGCGCGCGACCGATCCGGCGGCGAAGTTGGAACGTCCGCAGCAACCGGATCGCGTGCAGGATAAGCCGGCAGATGAACCCGCCGACAAAAAGAACGGCGGATTGAAAGGCGCGTTTCGCAAGCACCCGACCGCGATGATCGTCTGCTTCGGCCTCATCATTGCTGGGATAATTGCCGGCATCGCATGGTATCTGAATGCGCGGCACTTCGAGACCACGGACGACGCATTTATCGACAGCCGTCCCGTGCTGGTCAGCCCGCAGATCACCGGCACCATCGTTCAGGTCAACGTCACCGACAACCAGATCGTGAAAGCGGGTGATCTACTCGCAAAGATCGACCCGCGCGACTATCAGGCAGCGGTCGATCAGGCGGCCGCGCAAATCCGCCAGGCTGAGGCGAGCGTCACGAACCTCGAAGCCCAGATCAATGCGCAGAAATCCCAGATCCAACAGGCCGAGCAGCAGGTGGCGCAAGCCCAAGCGGCACTCAAATTCGCTCAAGATGAAAACAACCGTTACCAAGATCTCGTGCAAAAGGGCGCTGGCACCGTGCAGCGCGCGCAGCAGGCCGCGACCGATCTGCAAGGGAGGCAAGCCGCGTTCGATGCGGCCAATTCCGCGAAGATTTCAGCAGAACGGCAAATTGATGTGCTGGTGGCACAGAAGGCTGCAGTGGCAGCACAGGTTGATCAGGGCAAGGCACAAAAGGCGCAGGCCGATGCCAATCTCGGCCGCACCGAGTTGCGCGCGACCGTCGATGGCCGCATCGCCAAGCTTACGGCTGCGGTCGGGGCGCTCGCATCACCAGGGCAGTCGATCATGGTGGTGGTGCCGCTCGATGTGTGGGTCACCGCCAACTTCAAGGAATCGCAGCTTGCCGACATGCGTGTCGGGCAGCCGGTTGATATCAGCATCGATGCGTTCGGTAGCCGCGTCTTCAAAGGCCGTGTCGACAGCATCCAGGCCGGCAGCGGCACTGCGTTCAGTCTGCTCCCCGCTGAAAACGCCACCGGCAATTTCGTCAAGGTGGTTCAGCGTGTGCCGGTGAAGATCACATTCAATGAGCGCCCGGATGTCGAACTCGGCCCCGGCATGTCGGTGGTGCCGCGCGTCACCGTGCGCTAG
- a CDS encoding DNA-binding GntR family transcriptional regulator (product_source=COG1802; cath_funfam=1.10.10.10,1.20.120.530; cog=COG1802; pfam=PF00392,PF07729; smart=SM00345,SM00895; superfamily=46785,48008), with protein MAKAAQINSVMSVSETLYGRLRDGILSGDFPPGRVLRQEELSRRFGASRVPLREAMTRLEVEGLVVLRPRRGYAVLSLEPAEIREIFELRAVVEEHLAGIAAKTRTEKDIGAVLQSLSRMERIAAKTPNQTDKWLDANSEFHMRLLGAAHRRHAGRFAGMLRDQVEPYIRVEIGLTKEVMQAEDEHRKMFDALQAGDASRLRKLCRQHCENTASRLIKAL; from the coding sequence ATGGCAAAAGCTGCACAAATCAACAGCGTTATGAGTGTTTCCGAGACATTGTACGGGCGCTTGCGGGACGGAATTCTTTCGGGCGACTTCCCGCCGGGACGCGTGCTGCGCCAGGAGGAGCTGTCGCGCCGCTTCGGTGCGAGCCGCGTGCCGCTGCGAGAGGCGATGACGCGGCTCGAGGTTGAGGGCCTTGTGGTGCTCAGGCCGCGGCGCGGCTATGCGGTGCTCTCACTGGAGCCTGCGGAAATTCGCGAGATCTTCGAGCTGCGCGCCGTTGTCGAGGAGCACCTTGCGGGCATCGCTGCGAAGACGAGAACCGAGAAGGATATCGGGGCCGTCCTGCAATCGTTGTCGCGCATGGAGCGGATTGCTGCGAAGACGCCGAACCAGACCGACAAATGGCTGGATGCCAATTCGGAATTCCACATGCGCCTTTTGGGCGCCGCGCATCGCCGCCATGCCGGCCGTTTCGCGGGCATGCTTCGCGATCAGGTCGAGCCGTACATTCGGGTGGAGATCGGACTCACGAAAGAGGTCATGCAGGCAGAGGACGAACATCGAAAGATGTTCGACGCGCTGCAGGCCGGTGATGCATCGCGCTTGCGAAAGCTGTGCCGCCAGCACTGCGAGAACACGGCATCGCGGTTGATCAAGGCGCTGTAG
- a CDS encoding branched-chain amino acid transport system substrate-binding protein (product_source=KO:K01999; cath_funfam=3.40.50.2300; cleavage_site_network=SignalP-noTM; cog=COG0683; ko=KO:K01999; pfam=PF13458; superfamily=53822), with protein MKFQMKALAILTSGILFGSIAAQAQTTDKPIKIGVLSDMSSLYADQAGLGSVEAAKMAAEDAGGKIGNRPIEIVSADHQHKTDVATTIVRHWIDVDGVDVVADMPNSAVALAIQQLVKDKNKIALYATAATTELTGKQCSPNGIQWVYDAYSNAAGLAKALVAKGDKSWFFMTVDYALGLSLQAEAAKTLTALGGTVVGNVRHPLNNSDFSSFLLQAQASKAKVIAFANAGSDTINSVKQAAEFGLNKDHIIVTPLVYISDIHSMGLQTAQGLTFVEGFYWDLNDDTRAWSKKFFARRNAMPTMTHAGVYSEVAHYLKAVKAAGTTDTQAVLAKMREMPVDDFFSRGGTIRKDGRMAHDMLLVQVKKPTESKYPWDYYKVLATIPGDQAFRSLAESECPLVK; from the coding sequence ATGAAGTTTCAAATGAAGGCGCTTGCCATTCTAACTTCCGGCATCCTTTTCGGAAGTATTGCAGCCCAAGCGCAAACCACAGACAAGCCCATCAAGATCGGCGTTCTCAGCGATATGTCGAGCCTTTATGCCGATCAGGCCGGGCTCGGCTCAGTGGAGGCCGCGAAGATGGCCGCCGAAGATGCAGGCGGAAAGATCGGCAACCGGCCGATCGAAATTGTCTCCGCCGACCATCAGCACAAGACTGACGTCGCCACCACCATCGTGCGGCACTGGATCGACGTCGATGGCGTCGACGTGGTGGCCGATATGCCAAACTCAGCCGTCGCGCTCGCGATCCAGCAACTGGTGAAGGACAAGAACAAGATCGCGCTTTACGCGACCGCAGCCACGACCGAGTTGACCGGCAAGCAGTGCTCGCCGAACGGTATCCAGTGGGTCTACGACGCCTACTCGAATGCGGCAGGTCTCGCCAAGGCACTGGTGGCCAAAGGCGACAAGAGCTGGTTCTTCATGACGGTGGATTATGCGCTCGGCCTGTCGCTACAGGCAGAGGCCGCCAAGACCCTCACTGCGCTCGGCGGCACCGTGGTCGGTAACGTGCGCCATCCCCTGAACAATTCGGACTTCAGTTCATTCCTGCTGCAGGCTCAGGCCTCAAAAGCAAAAGTGATCGCATTCGCCAATGCGGGTTCCGACACCATCAATTCCGTGAAGCAGGCGGCTGAATTCGGGCTGAACAAGGACCACATCATCGTCACGCCGCTCGTCTACATCTCGGACATCCACAGCATGGGCCTGCAAACAGCACAGGGCCTGACCTTCGTTGAGGGATTCTACTGGGACCTCAACGACGACACGCGCGCATGGTCGAAGAAGTTCTTTGCCCGCCGCAACGCGATGCCGACGATGACCCATGCCGGCGTCTATTCAGAAGTCGCGCACTATCTCAAGGCGGTGAAGGCCGCGGGCACCACCGATACTCAGGCCGTGCTGGCAAAGATGCGTGAAATGCCGGTGGACGATTTCTTTTCGCGCGGTGGAACCATCCGCAAGGATGGACGCATGGCTCACGACATGCTGCTGGTTCAGGTCAAAAAGCCAACCGAATCCAAATATCCGTGGGACTATTACAAAGTGCTGGCGACGATCCCCGGCGATCAGGCATTTCGCTCCCTCGCGGAAAGCGAATGTCCGCTGGTGAAGTAA